Part of the Cytophagia bacterium CHB2 genome is shown below.
GTGATTTTACTTTCTGGCAATGGCGCGGCAAAGCTAACGTGCAACCGATCTCCGAAAATTTGCACGGATCGGCACTCAGAATTATTTTTGAAATAAGAAACCAAAAGCTGGGGATTGTCGGTTGCGACTTCATAAAGGGCATAGGGGAAATGGCGGTGAATCACGCCCGGCACATCGAGAGCGAGCAAACGGCCTTTGTGCATGAACGCGACACGGTTGCACAACAGCGCTTCATCCATGTAAGGCGTTGACACCAGAATCGTCACACCCTCGTCGCGCATGCGCTGCAAGATTTCCCAAAACTCGCGGCGCGAAACGGGATCGACGCCGGTCGTAGGCTCGTCCAGAATCAAAATTGGCGGCGTGTGAATTAAGGTGCAGGAAAGCGCGAGCTTTTGCTTCATGCCGCCCGAAAGTTGTTTGGCCAGGCGGTTTTTGAACGGTTCCAGCTTGCTGAAATGATACAATTGCGGCAAGCGCTTTTCGCGCTCCGCAGCCGGCACGCCAAACAAATCCGCAAAGAAGCGTAAATTCTGTTCGACGGAGAGATCGGGATAAAGCGAAAACCGCTGTGGCATGTAACCGAGAATGGCGCGAATCTGCGCCACTTCCCGGCGCACCTCGTAGCCGGAAAGATGCATCTCGCCGGCGTCCGGCGTGAGCAGGGTGCAGAGCGTGCGCATGGTCGTGGTTTTGCCGGCGCCGTCCGGGCCGATCAAGCCGAACAATTCACCGCGCTGCACCTCCAGCGAGAGATTTTCCACCGCGCGAATGTTGCCGTAGCTCTTGCTGAAATTTTTAATGGTAATCATTTCAGCCATATTACATGCTGGGAAGCAGCGTGATCGACACCGGCATGCCGTGCTTCAAGATTTGTTCAGGATTATCGACGGTGATTTTCACGGCATAAACCAGCGCCGTGCGGCTTTCTTGCGTCAGAATGTTCTTCGGTGTGAATTCGGCTTTGGCGCTGATCCAACTGACCACACCGCTCCGGCTTTGTTCCACGCCGTCGATTTTGATTTCCGCAGGCTGGCCGATTTTGATCCTGGGCAAAAACGTTTCAGAGACATAAACCTTCGCCCACATTTTGGAGAGATCGATAATCTCCACAAACGGCGCGTTGAGTGGAATGATTTCGCCTTGATCGTAATAGCGCGTCGTGATCGTTCCGGCAATCGGGGCGGTAATCGTGGCGTCATTGATCTGGCGCTGCAAGAGTTTGCCCTGGGCTGCCAGGCTTTTTTCCCGGCTGTTCAGCGTTTGCAAGTTTTGCTGCGCGGTTTCCAGCGCGGTTTTGGCGCGATCATAATTGAGCTTCAAATCATCCAGCACTTGTTGCGAAGCCGCGTTTTGTTGAAACAACTCGCGATAGCGTTCATGCTTGGTTTTGGCATGATCATAATCTTCTTGCGCGCGCCGCACGCTCGCCGTTGCAATACGGCGTTGCGCGGCCAGTTCATCAAGTCCGGCCTGCACCTGTTCGAGCTGATAGCCGGGCTTTTCGGCATCAACTACAGCCAATGTTTGACCGCTTTGAACGTGTTCGCCTTCTTCGCAATTCACCTGCAATAAATAGCCGCCGGTTTGCGCCGAGACTTTGATGGCCGTGCCTTCCACGATCACACTGGCCTGAAACACCGAATCATCATTATTATTGCAATTGCACAACCACGCTGAAACCAGCAAAAAAGCCGCAAACTCTTTTTTCATATCATGCTCCCGCAGTCCACAATTCGCAATCCGAAATCGTCACTCACTCCGCGATGCTGCCGGTCGCCAGCCGCAACTCGCTTTGCGAAAAATAATACTGTACCAGTGCGCGTTGCAGTTGCAGTTCCGCCTGGCGCAGATCGTTTTCCGCCACGACGGCGTCATTGGTGCTGGCCACGCCTTCGCGCTGTTGCGCCGCCACGATGCGATAGCGTTCTTGCTGCTGCGCCAGCAACTGCTCCGCCAGCGCGATTTGCCGGCCGGTAAATTTCAAGTTTTCCCAACCACGTTCGACTTCATAAGTTATGCTGCGCAACAACTCACGCTCTTGCAGCGTCAAGCGCGCAAATTCCGCTTCGGCCTGCTGTGCGCGATGGCGATCCTGCCGGCCGCGCCAGAGATTCCATTGCAGATTTACACCGATCACGCCGTAACGCATCCACTCGTTTGCCACCTGATTAAGCCCGGGCTTAGCGTAATGATAACTTGCTTCGGCGTTGAGATTGGGATAATACGCCGCGATTGCCAGTTTGCGGCTCAGTTGTGCCGCGCTTAGCCCGAGTCGCACACCGGCCAGTTCCGGACGATGTTGCAACGCAGCCTGCTTCAAGCTGTCCAAATTGGGATAGCTCGCGACAGGCTTGTTCAACGTTGCTTCTGCAATCGGCCGGACTTCCGGCAAATCGAGTGTGCGCGCCATTTGCAAGTCGAGTAGGCGCTGGTCGCGCTGATTCTGTTCGGTTTCAATATCGAGTTGCAGCGTTTGATTGTAAACTTGCAAGGTATCGAACGCCATCACTTGCGCCGCGCGAAACAGGCTGCGCGTTTGATCAAGCTGCACTTCCAGGCGCCGGCGGCTCGCCTCTTGAATCTTGCGCTGTTGTTTGAGCGCTTGCGCTTGATAAAACAACTGATGGACATAATATGCCGTTTGCTGCTGCAGAAGCTCGCGGCGCGTTTGTTCGGAAGCGAGCGCGTTTTGCGCCAACGCCACTTGCGTGCTCAACCGCCCGCCGGTGAACAACGGCTGGCGCACGCCCAGGCTGAGATCGGTGCGATCATGGCCGCCCAACTCGATGCGGATGAGCCGGCCGCCCGTGAGTGTTTGAGGCAAGTCGAAGCGCGCGAGTTCATCGGTGTACGAGGTTGCGCCGATGAAATCAAGGCTGGGCAAGCGCTGGCCGCGGCGGATATCGACCTCCAGACGTGCATTCGCTTCGCGCTGTTGTTGTTGTTTAATTTGAAGATTGTTCTGTTCGGCCAGCCGCAGGGCCTCCTCCAGTCCTAACGGCGTTTGTGCGGAAACACGATTCCCCCAAAACAAAAGGGCAAGCACCAAAACGTATTTTTTCATTCCTCCTCGCCTCATCATTTCTTGCATCTTCCTCCACTCGAAGCCAGTCGAAAGCGCCCATCCGAAAAACTGCCCGGGCGGTGTTTTCAGACACCCACTAAATACAAAAGGGAGATTGCTGAGTCAAGTACTTTCTCTTTAACCGGCTGCGACGATTTACAAAATGGCAGAAGCGACGCGCGCATCTTGCTTTTGCCGGTTTTGCTGGTTACTTTGCGTCGCAAAATTTAAAAACCAAATACAACCAATTTAAACGAGCAGGAAGGAAAGATTCATGGCCATTCGTGTGGCGCAATTCGGCCTCGGCCCGATTGGGCAGGCGTGTGTGAAAGCGTTATTGCAGAAATCCGGGGCAGAGCTGGTGGGCGCAATTGATATCGATCCCGCCAAAGCCGGGCGCGATGTCGGCGAGGTTTGCGGCTTGAAGCAGAATCTCGGCGTGTTCGTGCGCAGCGATGCCGCGGCGGCATTGGCCGAATGGCGGCCGCAAGTGGTGGTGCACACAACCAGTTCGTTTCTCAGCCGGGTGGAGGAACAATTAGCGCTGATCATTCGCGCCGGCGCGCATATCGTTTCCTCAACGGAAGAATTGTTTTATCCATTTGAGCGCGATCCGGCGTTTTGCGCACGCCTGGATCAACTGGCGCGGCAGCATCACGTTGCGGTGGTTGCCACCGGCGTCAATCCTGGCTTTGCGATGGATATTCTGCCGCTTACGCTCACCAGCGTTTGCACGAGTGTGAAGGCGATCAAAATCACGCGCGTGGCCGATGCCAGCAAGCGCCGCCTGCCCTTCCAACAAAAAATCGGCGCCGGCCTGACGCGCGCACAATTCAAGGCAAAAGTTGCGGCCGGCGGTTTTGGCCATATCGGCTTGCACGAATCGGCAGCTACGATTCTCCAAAGGCTGGGGTGGCACGCGGACAAATTCGCGGAATCGCTCAAACCGGTATTGGCCACGAAACGGGTGAAAACGCCTTATCTCACGGTGGAAAAAGGCCAGGTTACCGGCATTCATCAAACATTGAAATGCAAACAAGGCGCAAAAGATTTATTGGTGTTTGATTGGCAAATGTCCGTAGGGCAGAAAGAGACGTTTGATCGCGTGGAGATCAGCGGCGATCCGCCGTTGTACATGAACATCGTTGGCGGCATCTTCGGCGATACCGGGACGATTGGCGCATTGGTGAATACTATTCCCCGGATTATGCAAACGGCGCCCGGCTTGCGCACCGTGATGGATTTGCCGGTGCCTTATGCTTTTTTGTGAAGGCAAGCACAATCTTCGAATAACTTTAACATATCTCAAACCGCGAATGAACGCCAATAAACACGAATCTACTCATGTTCGGTATTTACCTTGACAAGAATAGCCTTGATTTTACTGGCTAAAATGTGTCAAGTCAATTCGCGATTGTCAGTAAGAAATTCGTGTTCTTTGGCGTTTTTGAGAAACGAAGAAGTAATTTAAGAGGCTGCGATTTTAGCGCCCAACAAGCAGTTGTCAGTCCTTTAAAAAAATGAAGCCCACAGAAACAGGCCGCCTCTACGACAGCATCGCCAGTTGGTGGAATGATCAACAATGCCAATCACTGGCGGGCATTCATTTTCTCGACCGGGCTATCAGACTCTGCGTTAACCAACGGAATGCTCTCGATGCCGGCTGCGGCAGTGGTGGGAGAATGATCGCGGCGTTGGAAAAAGCAGGATTTCAGGTCACCGGGATCGATGTATCTCAAGCAATGATCGCTTACGCCAGAACGCGCCACCCGGACTCGCATTTTATGCACGTGGAGGTTTGCGCATGGCAGCCCCAGCAGCAGTACGATGCGATCATTGCCTGGGATAGCCTGTTTCACCTCCCTTATGCTGAACAAAGCCATGTGATCAAAAAATTGTGTAACGCGCTCTGCGGCGGGGGCGTCATACTGTTTACGGCGGGCGGCATAGATGGGGAGATTACCGGGCAGATGTGCGGCAAAGAGTTCTATTACAGCTCGCTGGCTGAAGAGGAATACTTGAAAATCATGCAAGAGAATGGATGCCGGTGTATTCTTATGGATCGCGATCAATATCCGGAAGAGCATGTGGTTTTCATTGGACAAAAGACGAACATGCGCGATACTGAACGCGGTTAAGCCGGGCGTCGAATCCGGCCAGCCGCGCCGGTGAGCTTGAGTGTTAGGGCAATTAACTCTCCTGAAATTCGAATCTTGAAAAAGTCGTCGGTATTCAAATCAGGATTACAAAACCATGCGAACCCAATACTACACCGCAACCAGCCTTGACGGCTTCATCGCGACGACGGACGACTCGCTGGAGTGGCTGTTTTCGCTCGGCGATATCGAGGAAACGAGCTACCCGGAGTTTATTAAAGAGATCGGCGCCCTGGCCATGGGCTCGGCGACGTATGAGTGGATGTTGCGGCACGTGCTCAAGCCAGATTCGGCAACTCTGGGCGAATGGCCGTATCAGCAGCCAACCTGGGTTTTCTCTCATCGCGAGCTTCCGCGCGTGCCCAATGCGGACATTCGGTTTGTGAAAGGCGAGGTTCGCCCCGTGCATGAGCAAATGCGAACTGCTGCGAACGGCAAAAATATCTGGCTGGTCGGCGGCGGCGATCTTGTTGGGCAGTTCTATGACGCCGGCCTGCTCGATGAGATCATCGTGCAAGTTGGCTCAGTCACGCTGGGCGCCGGCAAGCAACTGCTTCCACGCCAGATTCTTTCGCCCTCACTCAGGCTCGTTTCGGTCCAAAAGTTTGGCGACGGCTTCGCAGAGTTGCGGTATGAGGTGCGAGCGCGAAAATAGATGCGCGAAAATCATGTTTGGAGACTGAACAAATTCCAACAACGTACATTGAACGGCTGTCCTACCGGTGTAGGCATTAGAATACCGCTCGTGTTAAAACCTTAAGGGATTGGCTTTTCAAAGTAGAATAAGATTCTAAAAGTGTTTCGCCCGCTAAAATGAAATCCCATTGAAAAGCTTTTTTCTTTCTGTGGCAGTTCTGCTTTTGTGGGCGAAGTTCTCAAAGCTGCTCGAAGAGCTTCCCTGCTTTCCCGTCTCTAAATTCTAAAATCATTCAAATTTTTGCACACCCCCACAGCTTTCTGAGAGATCCGATTAGTATTAAGCCTGCCCACCTTTCGGTAAATCATTGATTCTAAAAGATATTTATCGCTGAAGCGCTTATGGCATTGCGCTTGCGTTGGGGATAGCCGTGACAAGCCGGCTGCGACAATTTGCAATCGGCCGGAATTTCAAAAACATGTCATCTCAAAACACATTAGCATAAAAGGAAAAATGCCATGAACGTTCGCATCATCAGCGCCGCAATTTTGATAAGCGCATTCGTCATGTCCGGCTGCGGCAGAAGTAATCTTTTTGAAGCAACTGAGAATAAGCAAACCGATTCTGTTTTCAAGCCCTCCGGCGAAACGGCCATTGCAATGGAAATCACAGGCGGGCTTGCTGGAATTTATCAGAATTTGACGATTGACGCCAATGGCTATGCACGCTTCGTCGATGCCCAGCGCGGCGGCGGCCAAATCGCAGCGGCGCTGACGGCCGAGGAATTCGGCAGTCTCGTCACGCTTTTTTTGCAGAATGATTTTTTGCATTTGAATGATCGTTACGTGCAGGAAAACACCGCAGATGCGTTTAATTATGACGTGTACTTCAATTTTGCCGGCAGCAGCAAGCGCGTAATCACGGATAATCTCGAAGCGCCGGCAAACTTGCGCGCGGTGATTGCGCGTTTGACGGAAGTGGCGGAGAAGCTTTCCGCGAGTGCGTTGATGCTGGAGCTTGCGCTCGATCGCGAGCTTTTGCAAGCCGGTGAAAGCGTAACGTTGACCTTGACCGCCGCGAACAACACCTCGCAGCCGCTGCCCTTGAACACCGGCGGGCAGAAATTCGATTTCTTTGCATTCCCGGCAGCCACGTTGACGCTGGCGCCGCAGATGCAACTTCAGTTGCCCGAACCGGCCTGGCATTGGTCATTCGAAAAGGCCTTCATTGCGATTGTGGAAAACACCACGCTTGCACCGGGCGAGGCCCTGCAATACTCCGTCACTTGGGACGGCAAAGGCAACAACGGTGAACAGTTGGAAGGCGCGTATTTTATCGGTGCGCAACTGGTTGCCTCGCCGGGCGGAATGACGGCGTTGCGAGAGTTGCGAATCCAGAGATAGCAAAGAGGCCTTTGCAATAAATATTGAGGATGATCTATGAAAAGGATGATCGCAATAATATTTGTTAGCTTGTTGCCGCTGGCGTGTGATCATACGGAAAGCTTGTTGCAAAACTTGAGCGGCATGGTAAACCCTCATGAACGCTGGCAGTCGCTGCGCTTGAGCAATTACAGTATTGAACAGGAACACCTGTGCTTCTGCCGGGCGCCGCATTGGTATAAAGTGATCGTTAAAAACCGCCGGGTGAGTGAGGTGTTGGGGTTAAACGGGGAGAAACTGCCGCTGACGTCGGAAATCATGAGTGTCGAGCAAATTTTCGACTGGATCGAGAAACTGCGCGCGCAACACCCGGAAAAGCTGGAGGTCAACTATAATCCAGAACACGGCTATCCGGAGCGCATCCTGTTCGGTTACAGCGCCAACACCGCGAACGGTGAATTCACGCTCGCGCTGCGCAATCTCAAACACGAGCCGTAGATTCATTCTTCAAAATGTGTTGAATTCATTTGCAGTAGAACGGAAAGCGTCTCGCCCTTAAAAAAGAACTCCCACTGAAAAGGCTTTTGCTTTTTCTTGTGGGAGTTCGATTTTGTGGGCGTTTTTTTAGCTGAGCGCCGGGTTTCGGCTTGAAGAAAATCGTCGCGGGCTTTTATGCTAAAACATACACAGCATAGCCGCGCGGAGGCGC
Proteins encoded:
- a CDS encoding class I SAM-dependent methyltransferase, encoding MKPTETGRLYDSIASWWNDQQCQSLAGIHFLDRAIRLCVNQRNALDAGCGSGGRMIAALEKAGFQVTGIDVSQAMIAYARTRHPDSHFMHVEVCAWQPQQQYDAIIAWDSLFHLPYAEQSHVIKKLCNALCGGGVILFTAGGIDGEITGQMCGKEFYYSSLAEEEYLKIMQENGCRCILMDRDQYPEEHVVFIGQKTNMRDTERG
- a CDS encoding dihydrofolate reductase, whose product is MRTQYYTATSLDGFIATTDDSLEWLFSLGDIEETSYPEFIKEIGALAMGSATYEWMLRHVLKPDSATLGEWPYQQPTWVFSHRELPRVPNADIRFVKGEVRPVHEQMRTAANGKNIWLVGGGDLVGQFYDAGLLDEIIVQVGSVTLGAGKQLLPRQILSPSLRLVSVQKFGDGFAELRYEVRARK
- a CDS encoding dihydrodipicolinate reductase: MAIRVAQFGLGPIGQACVKALLQKSGAELVGAIDIDPAKAGRDVGEVCGLKQNLGVFVRSDAAAALAEWRPQVVVHTTSSFLSRVEEQLALIIRAGAHIVSSTEELFYPFERDPAFCARLDQLARQHHVAVVATGVNPGFAMDILPLTLTSVCTSVKAIKITRVADASKRRLPFQQKIGAGLTRAQFKAKVAAGGFGHIGLHESAATILQRLGWHADKFAESLKPVLATKRVKTPYLTVEKGQVTGIHQTLKCKQGAKDLLVFDWQMSVGQKETFDRVEISGDPPLYMNIVGGIFGDTGTIGALVNTIPRIMQTAPGLRTVMDLPVPYAFL
- a CDS encoding efflux RND transporter periplasmic adaptor subunit — encoded protein: MKKEFAAFLLVSAWLCNCNNNDDSVFQASVIVEGTAIKVSAQTGGYLLQVNCEEGEHVQSGQTLAVVDAEKPGYQLEQVQAGLDELAAQRRIATASVRRAQEDYDHAKTKHERYRELFQQNAASQQVLDDLKLNYDRAKTALETAQQNLQTLNSREKSLAAQGKLLQRQINDATITAPIAGTITTRYYDQGEIIPLNAPFVEIIDLSKMWAKVYVSETFLPRIKIGQPAEIKIDGVEQSRSGVVSWISAKAEFTPKNILTQESRTALVYAVKITVDNPEQILKHGMPVSITLLPSM
- a CDS encoding ABC transporter ATP-binding protein — encoded protein: MAEMITIKNFSKSYGNIRAVENLSLEVQRGELFGLIGPDGAGKTTTMRTLCTLLTPDAGEMHLSGYEVRREVAQIRAILGYMPQRFSLYPDLSVEQNLRFFADLFGVPAAEREKRLPQLYHFSKLEPFKNRLAKQLSGGMKQKLALSCTLIHTPPILILDEPTTGVDPVSRREFWEILQRMRDEGVTILVSTPYMDEALLCNRVAFMHKGRLLALDVPGVIHRHFPYALYEVATDNPQLLVSYFKNNSECRSVQIFGDRLHVSFAAPLPESKITELVAAAPQPIKQMRAITPGIEDTFMELMKNQSSLRA
- a CDS encoding TolC family protein, whose amino-acid sequence is MQEMMRRGGMKKYVLVLALLFWGNRVSAQTPLGLEEALRLAEQNNLQIKQQQQREANARLEVDIRRGQRLPSLDFIGATSYTDELARFDLPQTLTGGRLIRIELGGHDRTDLSLGVRQPLFTGGRLSTQVALAQNALASEQTRRELLQQQTAYYVHQLFYQAQALKQQRKIQEASRRRLEVQLDQTRSLFRAAQVMAFDTLQVYNQTLQLDIETEQNQRDQRLLDLQMARTLDLPEVRPIAEATLNKPVASYPNLDSLKQAALQHRPELAGVRLGLSAAQLSRKLAIAAYYPNLNAEASYHYAKPGLNQVANEWMRYGVIGVNLQWNLWRGRQDRHRAQQAEAEFARLTLQERELLRSITYEVERGWENLKFTGRQIALAEQLLAQQQERYRIVAAQQREGVASTNDAVVAENDLRQAELQLQRALVQYYFSQSELRLATGSIAE